The Cyanobacteria bacterium GSL.Bin1 genome contains the following window.
GCAACAGCAATTTTAAATCACGATAACGACCGCTTGATCAACACAGCCGCCACCGTCTGGAATGGAAAAACTCTGACCTATGGGTTAGACGGCGGAGACTTGCAAGGGCGGTTAGTAGATGGAGAAACCTTAGCCGTAGATAATTTAACCTTTCCCCTACCTTTACCCGGTGTGCATAATGCGTCCAATTATCTGGCAGCCCTCGCTGTGGCGAAAACCCTCAATTTAGACCTAACGCCGCTACAAAAGGGGATTACCGTGGAATTGCCAGGGGCGCGATCGCGCCGTTATACCCTAGATAATGAGATTGTGCTTCTCGATGAAACCTACAATGCCGGGGTTGAGTCCATGATTGCTTCCCTACAGTTACTGAAAGATACTCCAGGCGACCGTCACATTGCCGTTTTAGGCACAATGAAAGAATTGGGAGAGCAATCGGAAGAACTGCATCGGCAAGTGGGAGAAAAAGTGGCGCAATTGAACTTGGATCATCTTTTGGTTTTAGTGGATGAACCGGAAACGGAAGCCATTGCCACTGCTGCCCAATCAGTGCCCAGTGAATGTTTTCAAGATAAAACGGCGCTGGTGGAACGGTTAAAGGAAATCTTAGCCCCGCGCGATCGCGTTTTGTTTAAAGCCTCCAATTCTGTGGGCTTAAACGAAGTGTTAGACCAACTGCGCACATAATCCCCTTCTATCTGTTTAAAATAGAACTCAAGTTAAGATCAGGCTATTGCGCGATCAACTTCATCCCGCTTGTTTAAGGTTTGCCAACCGAGGATTTGATATGACTAACGT
Protein-coding sequences here:
- the murF gene encoding UDP-N-acetylmuramoyl-tripeptide--D-alanyl-D-alanine ligase, giving the protein MNLSLTLPILAKIIKPLNQVLSEDWTSKKVIGINTDTRYLKTGEIFIALVGDKFDGHRFVENAIQAGASALILNQNFSGHLPTHISQFYVGNTLRAYQQIAQWWRQQHKIPVIGITGSVGKTTTKELIAGVLAQYGTVLKTEANQNNEIGVPKTLLRLNSNYDYAVVEMAMRAQGEIAELTDITQPTVGLITNVGTAHIGRLGSRQAIAQAKCELLEQMPREATAILNHDNDRLINTAATVWNGKTLTYGLDGGDLQGRLVDGETLAVDNLTFPLPLPGVHNASNYLAALAVAKTLNLDLTPLQKGITVELPGARSRRYTLDNEIVLLDETYNAGVESMIASLQLLKDTPGDRHIAVLGTMKELGEQSEELHRQVGEKVAQLNLDHLLVLVDEPETEAIATAAQSVPSECFQDKTALVERLKEILAPRDRVLFKASNSVGLNEVLDQLRT